TTGTGAATGAGGCGGTGAAAAAAAAATTTAAAGTTGTTTGTACCCTTCATGATTATTTTACGGTCTGTCCAAATGGTGGGTTCTATAATTATAAGAAGGGAAAACAATGCGATCTATTTCCCTTGTCATTGTTATGTATTTCATCAAACTGCGATTCTCGTAATTATAGTCAAAAATTGTGGAGAGTTGCTCGGCAGATTGTTCAGCGCAAATTTGGTTGTATACCTTGTGGAATAGAAAACTTCATTACCATATCCGATTATTCAGAATCAATATTGCGAAAGTGGCTTCCAAAAAATAAAAAATTTTACCGAGTTTATAACCCGATTGATATAGAGAAAACTTTTCCGACAGATGTATCATTAAATAACGTTTTTACCTTTATAGGTCGTTTATCCCCTGAAAAAGGAGCTGTATTATTTGCTGCTGCTGCGTTAAGAGCTAATATTAAGGCGATTTTTGTTGGGTCTGGTTCAGAAGATGTTTCAATACGAGATATTAATCCTTTCGCAGAACTGCGGGGATGGCAAGATCGCGACGGTGTCATTAGTGCGATCCGTTCCAGCAGGGCAATTGTGTTTCCATCTCTTTTGCATGAAACACAAGGCTTGGTTGTTTCAGAGTCAGCAGCTCTTGGGGTACCAGCTTTAGTTTCTGACAATTGTGCTGCTAAGGAGAATATTCTTGACGGAGAAACTGGGCTATTATTTCGCTCAGGTGATGTCGAAGATCTTGCGTCAAAATTATTATTACTATCTTCTGATAAGGCTCTTTCGCGGAATTTGGGCATAAAGGCTTATAGTCAATATTGGACATGTCCTTGTACACTCGATAGGCATGCATCGGAACTAATTAAATGTTACGAAGATATTTTGTCATTAAGTAATAGAGCGACCGCATGAAAACGATATTATGTATTCCAACTCTGAATGCTGCTAATTCTGTGTCCTCTTTGTTTGAATCTATTACCAAACAGGTTTACTGCGATTTCGATGTAAAAATAATTGATTCCGATTCAACTGATGGTTCATCCTTAATTTTCAATAAATTTGGATTTTCTGCTTATATTATACCACGTTCATCTTTTAACCATGGTTCCACCCGCCAACTTGCTCTCGACCTTTGGTCTGAATCGGACATAATTATCTTCATGACTCAGGATTCTATTTTAGCTTCAACAGAGGCCATAAAAAATTTATTAGCGCCTTTTGAAGATGAAAAAGTTGGTGCGGTGTGCGGTCGTCAATTACCCCATGTCGAAGCTTCGCCAATTGCTGCCCATGCACGTTTGTTTAACTACTCCGCAGAATCTTCAATTAAATCCAAAGATGACATTGCAAGACTCGGCATCAAAGCGGCATTTATATCAAACTCTTTTGCTGCTTATCGACGCACAGCTTTGATAGCTGTCGGTGGATTTCCATCCGACGTAATTCTTAGCGAAGATACCTACGTTGCAACCAAGATGCTGCAAGCAGGGTGGAATGTGGCTTATGCCGCTGATGCTATCTGCTACCATTCTCATAATTACAGCATGCTAGAGGAGTTTCGCCGTTATTTTGATATTGGTGTGTTTCATGGTCGTGAGTCTTGGTATTTAGAACTGCTTGGCAAGGCGGAAGGAGAAGGGAAAAAATTTGTCATGTCGGAAATGCGATATTTAAGTAAGCGTGCTCCCTGGCTGATACCGATTGCCGTGCTGCGTACTGGATTTAAGTTCGTTGGTTATAAACTAGGGCAGATGGCGCCAAGACTGCCATTGTGGTTAAAACGTCAATTGAGCATGAATAAAGGATATTGGAAAAATTTATAAACTCATTATTTGGTTTGAAAATGGGGGGCACTGGCTCGGAAGTATTACAAACTCTCCGAATGGCTAGCAACCAGACTGGCGAATCGAATTGTGGCTGACTCAACTGGGCAAATCTGGGGACAGTATATTTAATTGACAAGAATTTTGCATCTGCTATTCTCCATTCATGGCACGTATCGCACGAGTTATCGCCCCCGGGCGGAAATCTGGGGACAGTATATTTAATTGACAAGAATTTTGCATCTGCTATTCTTCATTCATGGCACGTATCGCACGAGTTATCGCCCCCGGAATCCCCCACCACATCACCCAACGTGGCAATCGCCGCCAGCAGACCTTTTTCTGTGACGACGACTATTCGGCCTATATCGACCTGATGGCTGAATGGTGTGGCAAGTATCGTGTCGCAATTTGGGCATGGTGCCTGATGCCCAATCATGTTCACCTGATTGCCGTCCCTGAATCGGAGGGAAGTCTAGCTCGCGCCATTGGCGAAGCCCATCGTCGCTATACCCGCAGGATCAACTTTCGTGAGAAGTGGCGTGGACACTTGTGGCAGGAACGCTTTGCATCGTTTCCGATGGATGAAGTTTATCTGGTCGCTGCGGCTCGATATGTTGAAATGAACCCTGTTGCAGCCGGCATTGTTGCTTCCCCGGAGGACTATCCTTGGAGCAGTGCCCGGGCCCATCTCATGGTTCAAGACGACAAACTGTCGAAGGTTGAGCCGTTACTTTCAATGGTTGGGAATTGGAGAGATTTTCTATCGTTGTCATCGGAAGACGAAATGACCACCTTCCGCAAATATGAGCGCTCAGGCAGACCCCTTGGGGATGAGTCGTTTGTCGATAACATCGAGACCTTGCTGGCAAGATCTCTGCGGCCACAAAAGCCGGGACCAAAGCGAGTAAACGGATAGTTCTATATACTGTCCCCAGATCAGTTGGCCCAGATCAGTTGGCGTGGCATTGTTGTCGTTGTCGGAACGTAAAGTACGTTGAATATTTGCTGAAGGTTTTGTATCCTCCTTTCAGATAATTTACTTTGGATAATTGAAAGGCCATAACCGTGCAGAATCCCTTTAAACTCGTTCTTGCCAAAGGAGAAGACTTCTGTAACCGGACAGCAGAAAAAGAACTTGTTTGTCAGAATATGCGCTCCGGCATCCACACCCTCATCTACGCCCCAAGGCGTTATGGCAAGTCGAGCCTGGCGATTGTGGTGAGTGAAATGCTGACGGACATGACCTGTATCTCTATTGATTTGTTTTCGGTGACATCGCCCGAGGACGTCGCTGAAAAAATGTACCGTGGCATTGTTGCTTCGCTGGGTTGCAATGCAGCGGATAAAACTTCTTTGGGAGAACGTATACTTAGGTCTTTTAAACGGCTACGACTGCGTCTGGAGATCAGTTCGACGACCGCATTTCCTGAATTTTCTGTTGCCCTTGGGGATGATGCGGCGGAAATTCACTTAGAGCACATTATTGCCTCACTTGATGATTATTGTGCAGCGCAAGGAATCAAAGTTTGTCTTGTATTGGATGAGTTTCAGGAAATTTGTGATCTCAAGGAAAGCAAAAAAATCGAGGCCCTGTTGCGTGGTGGGATGCAGTCTGCCGAACATGTCTCTTTTTTG
This Desulfuromonadaceae bacterium DNA region includes the following protein-coding sequences:
- a CDS encoding glycosyltransferase family 4 protein produces the protein MLRIIVINDYGVVNGGASQIALSSATVLANRGFDVTFISGISLPKNIENCFPFKFYNFDHFDLLTNPSKLSAAYHGIWDHRCSKKLAAILEEYDPRNTVIHLHTWVKSLTSSIVNEAVKKKFKVVCTLHDYFTVCPNGGFYNYKKGKQCDLFPLSLLCISSNCDSRNYSQKLWRVARQIVQRKFGCIPCGIENFITISDYSESILRKWLPKNKKFYRVYNPIDIEKTFPTDVSLNNVFTFIGRLSPEKGAVLFAAAALRANIKAIFVGSGSEDVSIRDINPFAELRGWQDRDGVISAIRSSRAIVFPSLLHETQGLVVSESAALGVPALVSDNCAAKENILDGETGLLFRSGDVEDLASKLLLLSSDKALSRNLGIKAYSQYWTCPCTLDRHASELIKCYEDILSLSNRATA
- a CDS encoding glycosyltransferase, with product MKTILCIPTLNAANSVSSLFESITKQVYCDFDVKIIDSDSTDGSSLIFNKFGFSAYIIPRSSFNHGSTRQLALDLWSESDIIIFMTQDSILASTEAIKNLLAPFEDEKVGAVCGRQLPHVEASPIAAHARLFNYSAESSIKSKDDIARLGIKAAFISNSFAAYRRTALIAVGGFPSDVILSEDTYVATKMLQAGWNVAYAADAICYHSHNYSMLEEFRRYFDIGVFHGRESWYLELLGKAEGEGKKFVMSEMRYLSKRAPWLIPIAVLRTGFKFVGYKLGQMAPRLPLWLKRQLSMNKGYWKNL
- a CDS encoding transposase → MARIARVIAPGIPHHITQRGNRRQQTFFCDDDYSAYIDLMAEWCGKYRVAIWAWCLMPNHVHLIAVPESEGSLARAIGEAHRRYTRRINFREKWRGHLWQERFASFPMDEVYLVAAARYVEMNPVAAGIVASPEDYPWSSARAHLMVQDDKLSKVEPLLSMVGNWRDFLSLSSEDEMTTFRKYERSGRPLGDESFVDNIETLLARSLRPQKPGPKRVNG